GATGACCCGGTCGGAATGCCCAATCCTGATAACGACCTTAGCGTCGAAGCAGAGACCTTACCGCATTGATATACAATGGAGCGCGTAGCGCACGCTCTTTTGCCTTAGACGCAAGTGGGGAGGACCATGGACGCAAACGCCGACGAGGCCACGGATATCGCCCGAGAGGGACATCGCGCATATGAGAGGGGAGACTACACCAAGGCCTGCCGCCTGTACCGGCTCGCGGCCGGCCAAGGCGACGCGGAGTCGCAGAACAAGCTGGGCCTCATGTACGAGAGGGGCCTCGGCGTGGGGCAGGACTACGCCGAGGCCTGCCGCCTGTACCAGCTTGCGGCCGACCAAGGCCACGCCCGGGCTCAGTGCAACCTAGGCCTCATGTACGAGAGGGGCCATGGAGTGGGGCAGGACTACGTCGAGGCCTGCCGTTGGTACCAGAAGGCGGCCAACCAGGGCTATGCCCGGGCGCAGTGCAACCTGGGATTCATGTACGAGAAGGGCTGCGGGGTGGAGCAGGACCACACAGAGGCCTACCGCCTGTTCCGGAAAGCAGCTGACCAAGGCCACGTCGGTGCACAGTGCAACCTGGGCACCATGTACGAGGGGGGACGTGGCGTGGGGCGGGACTACGTCGAGGCCTGCCGCTGGTACCGAAGGGCGGCCGACCAGGGCTTTGCGAGAGCGCAGTTCAACTTAGGCCTCATGTACGAGGGGGGACGTGGCGTGAAGCAGAGCGACGTCGAGGCCTGCCGCTGGTACCGAAGGGCGGCAGTCCAGGGCAACGCCGATGCTCAGTGTAACCTGGGCCTCATGTACGAGGGGGGACGTGGCGTGGGGCAGAGCGACGTCGAGGCCTGCCGCTGGTACCGAAGGGCGGCAGTCCAGGGCAACGCCGATGCTCAGTGTAACCTGGGCCTCATGTACGAGGGGGGACGTGGCGTGGGGCAGAGCGACGCCGAGGCCTGTCGCCTGTTCCGGCTCGCGGCCGACCAGGACAACGCTCTGGCGCAGCTCAACTTAGGCACCATGTATGGGGAGGGCCGCGGCGTGGAGCAGGACCACAGGGAGGCCTGCCGATGGTACCGGAGGGCGGCCGACCAGGGCGACGCCGATGCGCAGTGCGCCCTGGGCCTCATGTACAAGATGGGCCTCGGAGTGGAACGGAGCGACGCAGAGGCCTGCCGCCTGTTCCGGCTCGCGGCCGACCAGGGCAACGCTTTGGCGCAGCTCAACTTAGGCGCCATGTATGGGGAGGGCCGCGGCGTGGAGTAGGACCACAGGGAGGCTTGCCGATGGTACCGGAGGGCGGCCGGCCAGGGCGACGCCGATGCGCAGCGACGACTTGGCAGCATGTACGAGTCTGGCAAAGGTGTTGAGAGGAACATCCCCATGGCTCGTCATTGGTACGGATTAGCCACCAGTCAGGGGAACGCGCGAGCCCAGGGCGCCTTGCGCTCAATGAGACCGAAATCGGGACGCTCGCCTCGAGCGCCCTCTAATCGTCCGCCTCTATGTCCACTTCCCCGGCAATGTCAGTCATGGCCGAAAGGTCGGAGTCGTCCTGTATCGTGGACTCGCCGCTCCTCGAGTAGCTGAGGCTCCCCTCCCCGGGCACGACCTCGTCCGCCCTGACGTCCCCCTCGACCTCGAGCCGCAGCATGGTCCGCAGGAGGTCGGCGTAGACCTCACGCACGAAGTCACCAAAAAAGTGGAGCGCCTCCCTCTTGTACTCCACGAGCGGGTCGCGCTGTGCCAGGCCGCGAAGGCCCACGCCCTGCCTGAGGTGGTCCACGTACACGAGGTGGTCCACCCAGCGCTGGTCGAGCTTGCGCAGCAGCGCCCGGCGGCAGAGATCGCCGAAGGCCTCCCCGCCCATCGCCCCCCTCCGGGCGTCCCAGCGCTCGGCGAAGACCTCCTCGATGCCGTCGGCCAGCTCGTCCACGCCCGCGCCCTCTCCGAGCTCCGCCGCGTCAAAGGATTCGTCGCCGGTCATGTCGCCCACCCAGGCGTTGAGGCCATCGACGTCCCGCTCCCCCTTGCGGCGCGCCCCCCGCAGGTCTCCTCTACGATGGCGCCTATGGTGTCGCGGGCATGCCCGGCACAACATGGTCATGCCCGATAGCGCACCCCTCAGCTGGAGCGACGGACCAGGTGGTACCGCCGCCCCCCGTCGCGTCTCCCGCGCTCGCTCACGGCACCCAGCGCGCTGGCGACGTAACCTACACAGAGGGCCTATAATGGTCCCGACGGCGGTGGCGGCCACGGACGAGGAGGGCGATCACATGGCCCACGCGAGCGGGGTCAGGGAGGCCGTCGCCTCCCTGAGGCCCATAGACGACCTGATGTTTCGGGTGATGGCGAGGGACCTCGCCTTCTGCCGGGAGCTCTTGGGGGTGCTGCTCCAGGACCCGGGGCTCGAGGTGGTGAAGAGCACGCCACAGTCCGCCGTCACGAACACGCGGGGGCGCTCGGCGGTGCTCGACGCCCTCTGCGAGCTCTCGGACGGCAGGCTCGTGGACGTCGAGGTGCAGCGCGCCGACAAGGGCGACCTCCAGAGGCGGGCGCGCTACTACGCCTCGCTCGTTACGGCCGACAGGACGCGCCCGGGCACACCCTTCGAGGACGTCCCGGACGTCTGCGTCGTGCTCGTCTGCGAGTTCGACCCCCTCAAGGGCGGCCGGCCGCTGTATCATGTGGACAGGGTCGTGAGGGAGACCGGCGAGTCGGCCGAGAACGGCCTCGAGGAGCTCTACGTGAACGCCCTGGCGAGGGACGGAGACAAGGTCTCCGCCCTCATGAGGCTTTTCGTCGAGGCCGAGGCGTACGACGAGGCGCGCTTCCCGGAGACGTCGAGGGTGAAGCGAAGGCTCAGGGAGACGGAGGAGGGGCGAGAGGACATGGGAAGCGTCATAGAGGAGATCTGCGCAAAGAACAGGCTCGAGGGCAAGGCCGAGGGCATCGCCGAGGGCATCGCCGAGGGTGAGGCCAGGGGGACGCTCAAGACGCTCGGCAGGCTCGTGCGCGACGGGCTCGTGAGCGTGCAGGACGCCGCCGCCTCGGCGGGGGTGGACGCAGACGAGATCAGGCGCGCCCTCGCGGCGGAGGGGTGAGGCCGGCCGCAGATGGGTGACGGCCAGCTGGCCCGCCCAGCCCACCCGTGGTCGGGGACCGGCGAGACCAGCGAAATCGGGGCGGACGCCTCGAGCGCCCCCTAATCGTCCGCCTCTATGTCCACTTCCCCGGCAATGTCGGCCATGACCGGGAGGTCGGAGTCGTCCTGTATCGTGGACTCGCCGCTCCTCGAGTAGCTGAGGTTCTCCTCGCGGAAGGGGTTCCCCTCCCCGGGCACGACCTCGTCCGCCCTGACGCCCCCCTCGACCTCGAGCCGCAGCATGGTCCGCAGGAGGTCGGCGTAGATCTCCCTCACGAGGTCCCTGAAGGAGTCGAGCGCCTCCCTCTTGTACTCCACGAGCGGGTCGCGCTGTGCCAGGCCGCGAAGGCCCATGCCCTGCCTGAGGTGGTCCATGTCCACGAGGTGGTCGACCCAGTGCTGGTCGAGCGAGCGCAGCAGCACCTGTCGGCAGAGCTCGCCGAAGGCCTCCCCGCCCATCGCCCCCTTCTGGGCGTCCCAGCGCTCGGCGAAGGCTGCCTCGATGCCGTCGGCCAGCTCGTCCACGCCCGCGCCCTCTCCGAGCCCCAACGCGTCGAAGGACCCGTCGCCGGTCATGTCGCCCACCCAGGCGTTGAGGCCATCGACGTCCCGCTCCCCCTTGGCGTGAGAGCCCCCGCAGGTCTCCTCGACGATGGCGCCTATGATGTCGACGGCGTGCCCGATGGCGCGTCCCTCTATGTCCGCGCCGTCCAGGATGGCGTCGCGCTCGGCGTAGACGGCCCGGCGCTGCCTGTCCATCACGTCGTCGTAGTCGAGCACCTGCTTGCGCATCCCGTAGTGCATGCTCTCGACCCTCTCCTGGGCCTTAGTGACCTGCGCGGAGATCCTCCTGTCCTCCGCAGGCTCCTCCTCTCCCCAGCCCGCCCTCCGCATGACCCTCGACATCGCGTCCAGGCGTCCCCTGCCGTAGTGGCGAAGCAGCCTGTCCTCGAGCGAGAGGTAGAAGCGGCTCTCGCCGGGGTCCCCCTGGCGGCCGGAGCGCCCGCGCAGCTGGTCGTCGATGCGGCGGCTGTCGTGGCGCTCGGTGCCGATGACCAGAAGCCCGCCGCTCCTGAGCACGGCTTCGCGCCCAACGGACGCCATCTGGTTCTGGGCGTAGCGCTCGGCCTGCTCGAGCTGCCATGGGAAGGCGCCCCCGGGGCCCTTTGCCCCAAGCTGCCGGAGCCTCTCGTGGACGTAGCCCTCGTGGCTGCCACCGAGGATGATGTCGGTGCCGCGTCCGGCCATGTTGGTCGCTATCGTGACGGCACCCACTCTGCCGGCGTTCGCGACGATGGCGGCCTCGCGCCCGGGGTCCTTGGCGTTGAGGGTCTGGTGCGGGATCCCCCGCTCTTCCATCAGGCGGTCGAGCTCCTCGCTCGCTTCGACCGACGTGGTGCCCACGAGCACCGGCTGTCCCTTCGCGTAACGCCGCCCGACCTCGTCCACCACGGCCCTGAGCTTGTCCTGCCTGGTGAGGAAGACGTAGTCCTCCCGGTCCTCCCGGATCACGGGCCTGTTGGTGGGGATGGTGACGACCGGCGTGCCGTAGGTCTCCCTGAGCTCGGCGTCGGCGCTCTTGGCCGTGCCCGCCATGCCCGAGAGCTTGTCGTAGAGGCGTAGGTAGTTCTGCAGCGTGACCGTCGCGACGGTCACGGACTCGTGGAGCACCTCCACGCCCTCCTTGGCCTCGATGGCCTGGTGGAGGCCCTCCGAGTACCGACGCCCCTTGAGTATGCGGCCCGTGAACTCGTCGACTATCTTGACCTTCCCCTCCACGACCACGTACTGGTCGTCCCTGTGGAAGAGGAAGCGGGCCCTGAGCGCCTGCCTGAGGTGGTTGGCCATCTGACCGGAGAGATCCGAATACAGGTCATCGAGGCCCAGCCACCACTCTATCTTGCGTAGCCCCTCCTCGGTGGCGTATACGGTGTGCTTTGCCTCATCCACCGAGACGTCGTCCTCTGAGAGCCCCTCCACCGCCCTTGCGAACTGTATGTAGCGCTCGACCGGGGTGGGGTCGACGCCCGAGATGATGAGCGGCGTCCTCGCCTCGTCGATGAGGATGGAGTCCGCGTCGTCCACGATCGCGAAGGCGTGTCCGCGCTGCACGCGCTGGTTCGCTCTCGTGACCATATGATCGCGCAGGTAGTCGAAGCCGAACTCGCTGTTGGTGCCGTAGGTGATGTCAGCCGCATATGCCGGTTTCTTGCGGTCGAACTTCATGTCGTTCTGCAGGCAGCCCACACTCATGCCCAGGCGCCTATAGACTCTGCCCATCCACTCGCTGTCGCGCTTGGCGAGGTAGTCGTTCACGGTGACGACGTGGACGCCCTTGCCGGCGATGGCGTTCAGGTAGGCCGCGAGCGGGGCGACGAGGGTCTTCCCCTCGCCACCTTTCATCTCGGCGATCATGCCCCGATGCAGGACGACGCCCCCCATGAGCTGCACCGGGAAGTGACGCATCCCGAGGGCACGCCCGGAGGCCTCTCTCACGGCGGCGAAGGCCTCCGGGAGCAGCTCGTCGAGGGTCTCTCCCCGCCTGTGGCGCTCCCTGAAGTGTGCGGTCATGTCCCTTAGCTCCTCGTCCGACATGGACTCGAAGCGATCCGAGAGGTCC
The DNA window shown above is from Olsenella sp. oral taxon 807 and carries:
- a CDS encoding tetratricopeptide repeat protein, with protein sequence MDANADEATDIAREGHRAYERGDYTKACRLYRLAAGQGDAESQNKLGLMYERGLGVGQDYAEACRLYQLAADQGHARAQCNLGLMYERGHGVGQDYVEACRWYQKAANQGYARAQCNLGFMYEKGCGVEQDHTEAYRLFRKAADQGHVGAQCNLGTMYEGGRGVGRDYVEACRWYRRAADQGFARAQFNLGLMYEGGRGVKQSDVEACRWYRRAAVQGNADAQCNLGLMYEGGRGVGQSDVEACRWYRRAAVQGNADAQCNLGLMYEGGRGVGQSDAEACRLFRLAADQDNALAQLNLGTMYGEGRGVEQDHREACRWYRRAADQGDADAQCALGLMYKMGLGVERSDAEACRLFRLAADQGNALAQLNLGAMYGEGRGVE
- a CDS encoding sel1 repeat family protein, which encodes MYESGKGVERNIPMARHWYGLATSQGNARAQGALRSMRPKSGRSPRAPSNRPPLCPLPRQCQSWPKGRSRPVSWTRRSSSS
- a CDS encoding Rpn family recombination-promoting nuclease/putative transposase, whose protein sequence is MVPTAVAATDEEGDHMAHASGVREAVASLRPIDDLMFRVMARDLAFCRELLGVLLQDPGLEVVKSTPQSAVTNTRGRSAVLDALCELSDGRLVDVEVQRADKGDLQRRARYYASLVTADRTRPGTPFEDVPDVCVVLVCEFDPLKGGRPLYHVDRVVRETGESAENGLEELYVNALARDGDKVSALMRLFVEAEAYDEARFPETSRVKRRLRETEEGREDMGSVIEEICAKNRLEGKAEGIAEGIAEGEARGTLKTLGRLVRDGLVSVQDAAASAGVDADEIRRALAAEG
- the secA gene encoding preprotein translocase subunit SecA, coding for MSSMTRERLFTHALSMGEGTRQKEFERIASKVEDLSDRFESMSDEELRDMTAHFRERHRRGETLDELLPEAFAAVREASGRALGMRHFPVQLMGGVVLHRGMIAEMKGGEGKTLVAPLAAYLNAIAGKGVHVVTVNDYLAKRDSEWMGRVYRRLGMSVGCLQNDMKFDRKKPAYAADITYGTNSEFGFDYLRDHMVTRANQRVQRGHAFAIVDDADSILIDEARTPLIISGVDPTPVERYIQFARAVEGLSEDDVSVDEAKHTVYATEEGLRKIEWWLGLDDLYSDLSGQMANHLRQALRARFLFHRDDQYVVVEGKVKIVDEFTGRILKGRRYSEGLHQAIEAKEGVEVLHESVTVATVTLQNYLRLYDKLSGMAGTAKSADAELRETYGTPVVTIPTNRPVIREDREDYVFLTRQDKLRAVVDEVGRRYAKGQPVLVGTTSVEASEELDRLMEERGIPHQTLNAKDPGREAAIVANAGRVGAVTIATNMAGRGTDIILGGSHEGYVHERLRQLGAKGPGGAFPWQLEQAERYAQNQMASVGREAVLRSGGLLVIGTERHDSRRIDDQLRGRSGRQGDPGESRFYLSLEDRLLRHYGRGRLDAMSRVMRRAGWGEEEPAEDRRISAQVTKAQERVESMHYGMRKQVLDYDDVMDRQRRAVYAERDAILDGADIEGRAIGHAVDIIGAIVEETCGGSHAKGERDVDGLNAWVGDMTGDGSFDALGLGEGAGVDELADGIEAAFAERWDAQKGAMGGEAFGELCRQVLLRSLDQHWVDHLVDMDHLRQGMGLRGLAQRDPLVEYKREALDSFRDLVREIYADLLRTMLRLEVEGGVRADEVVPGEGNPFREENLSYSRSGESTIQDDSDLPVMADIAGEVDIEADD